The genomic segment AAACCATGATCAAAGACATCAAGCTTTTAAAGCAATTCAATTTTAACGCCGTTCGCAATGCGCATTATCCTCAGCCTGAGCTTTGGTATGAACTCTGTAATGAATATGGTCTTTACGTCATTGATGAAGCCAATTTGGAAAGCCATAATGATTACGACACCATCTGTCGCGATCCGCAATACGCCCCCGCTTTTCTCAATCGCGTCATGCGCATGTTCCATAGTCATAAAAACCACGCCTGTATTTTCCAGTGGTCAACGGGTAACGAAAGTGGCTATGGCCCGAATCACGATATGGCCATAGGCTATTTAAGGTCAGTGGACTCGAGTCGGATCATTCAATGTGAGGGTGCCATACATCAGGAATGGAATCAAACTGGCCCCGTAAACACAGCCTATCACGGCATGGCTACCGACACCTTCTGCCCCATGTATCCAGAAATTGAAGGCATGCTTGATTGGGCTAAAGATCGTCAAAACGACCCCCGCCCCTACATGCCCTGTGAATACAATCACGCCATGGGCAATTCCAATGGTTCCCTCAAAGATTATTGGAAAGCTTTTCGAGAGGTCCATGGCTTACAAGGTGGTTTCATTTGGGATTGGGTCGATCAAGGACTAGCCGAATATGATCAAGATGGTGAGAAGTACTGGGCTTATGGTGGAGATTACGATGAAGAAATTCACGATTTTGATTTCTGCATCAATGGTATGGTCTTGCCTGATCGCACGCCAAAACCCGGCATGTATGAATTCAAAAAATGTGCCGAGCCCATTCTAGTTGAGCAAATTGATCGTCTGACTTACAAGATTATTAATGATCAATACTTTAGCGACTTCAGCAATATTGCGATGCGTTGGACAGTTGAAGTCAATGGTCTAGTCGTCCAAGAAGGAAGTGAAGCGAATTTGACAATTAACGCTCAAGATAGCTTGGATTACAGCCTCAATTTAAATGCGCTTTCTGCTCCCGAAAATGCAAAAATCTCGGTGAATTTCTTTTTCACTTATCGCGAAGCGAGTAGCTGGCACGATGCAGGACAGGAAATCACTTTCAGCCAATTTTTTATTAAAGCAGATGTCCATGAAGGCTCTGTAAAAGATACGCCTAAGGTCCTTTTAAGGCTCCAGGACAATAAAATTTTCTGTGGCGAACAAGAAATTTTAGTCCCGGAAATCAATCTTTTTAGAGCCTGTACTGATAACGATACTATTCGCGCTTGGACTGGCCAGGAACATAAAATTGGCACGCAATGGTTAGCAGCTGGACTGAATAAGCTCAAGCTTCAGTCAGAAACCTTTGCTGATGAAGACGGAACGATCATTATAGATCGAAGCTACTTAGCTAAAGATAAGCAAATCAATCACAAAATGACTCTCAGTCCAAGTTTAGAATTCTATCATGAGTTTAATATTCCCGAAGACCTTCCTAGTCTGGCTCGAATCGGCGTAAAATACAAAATACCCAAAAGCTATGAATATGTTCAATGGCTTGGCCTCGGCCCCCATGAAAACTATTGCGACCGTGATTATGGCGCCCGTTATTCGCTCTACTCCAATACAGTTGCCGATCATTACGTGCCCTACATCCTGCCTCAGGCTCACGGCAATCGCTCTGGTGTCAATAAATTGAACTTAAGTAATGGACAAGCCAGCTTTGATTTCCAGGGTGAATTCGAGTTTAGTTTAAGCCCTTGGTCAGAGGATGAACTCATTAATTCATTTCATACCCATGAATTAAAAAGCAAAGGTCAAGAAGACTTCTATTGGCTCAATCTAGATCTCAAACACCGTGGCGTCGGCTCCGGCAGTTGTGGCCCAACAACTCGCCCAGAGTACTGTATCCCTGCAAAGAACTATACTTTTAAGTACTCTATTGAATCTTAGCTCAAAGCTATAGTCAGAATATTCAATAAATCATAGGATACAGTCTAGATTCAGAGGACCGAGTCCAGTTTACTTAAGTGCAGCTTCATTCATATCCGGTCACGTCTTTCATAAACATTCTAATTAAAACTGATTTAATCAGAGTAAAGAAAAAGCACTTACATCGCTGTAAGTGCTTTTTTGTTTTCGAGTGGGCCCTGAGGGACTTGAAGCCACGACCGTCCGATTATGAGGCAGTTTTTTGGCCTATTTTCAGTACTTTTTTTGCTGTTTTTCTTCAGGTTTGAGGAGAAACTGGTACTCGGTTCATAATGGTTCAATTCGCTGCATGAAAAAGCAAAGTGCTACAAAAGTAGCTACAGTCTAATTCCTTGAATTATACATTAGAACAAAGGTAAAGATTTTATCTTTAGGTAGCTATTAGGTTGATTCTATAACTTATTGAATATAAATCTTATCCTAACTTGCGGTTAAGGTCGTCATAGCTTGAGGATAAAGTCCGACACTTCACTAATACCTCTCTTTCAAAAGTCCAAGCATGTGATGGTTTACGTCCCAGAGGTTTGTTATTGGTTCGTTGCTTAGGGGAAGTGTGGGCATATAACCCGCAGGTCCAAATTCTGGACAAATGTAAAAACTATCGACGCGACGCTTTTTATTAAGATCGACAATATGATCCCACCAAGAAAAATGAGCTTCCATTGCATTTTTGTTGTGAGGGCAGCGAGGGTCATTAATTTGTGGCCCCTGTTCATGCCCTACTCTCGCGTGAATATAATCACAGCGCTCCATGGCCTTCTCCACACGCTCCTGCTGATTTTGCAAGAGTGATTCATGAACACAGCACCAATGAGAAAAGTCGGCATTGAGACGTAATTCTGGAATCTCTTCCATCATTTCGAGAGTTGTGTTAATAGAGAAGCTAAAGCGACCGCGATGAACTTCATGAACGACTTTTAAGTCAATTGCGTCTGCATAAGCATTAATCTCACGAATGATTTTTGCGTTTTCCGCAAGAGTGAAGTAATCTTTCCCTGTATGCGAATTCACAAAAATTGCATTGAGTTCTTTGTGATTATCTAGTTGTTCTTTGGAGTAATCAATATGATCTTGAACTGTCGCTCTAGCTCTAAATAAATCCGAATGCTGCTGCCCTATAAACTCAAGTTCATATTTATTGAGAAGTTCTTTCATTTCGGCACGTTCATCCGCCTCAAAAGAAGCGCGAACTTCTATGGCGTCAAAACCGCCCTCTTTTATCTTCTTTAAGTTGGCTTCAAGGGAATGTTCGGCCATTCCCCATAAACCACGTACAAATTTAAATTTCATTATTCACTTCTTGTATTCGTCATTAGCTATGTCTTCTAAAATGAATTTTTTCTTCTTTTGTTACACCTTTCCACTCATACGGGTCCACACCTGACACCAATTCTACGGCTCTATTGTCCTGTAAAGAAGCGGGCAATGCAGACTCCCCCCAAGGCAACAGGGAATATGAATTCATATAGTGACTCACCAAAACTCTTCTATACTGATCTGAACGATTTTTTTGCGACCTATGCAAAAGGTAACCATTAAAAAAAACAACTGAGCCTTTTTTTACCTCAACGGGAATCTGTTGACTATCATCAAAACCATAAGCCATATTCGAAGCATCATATTCTTCATTATTGTGATGCGCTTTCTGCGGAAAGATCTGTCCATCGCGATGAGAACCCGGAAGAATCCACAAACAGCCATTATCGACAAAAGCATCATCAAGAGCAATCCATGCACCAATTAAAGAGCGATCACGCGTGGGAATATAAAACTCATCCTGGTGCCATGCCTGCCCCTGATACCCTGGTGGCTTAACAAAAAACATCGACTGCATACACTTTACAGAACCATCCCAGAAGGGTAAATGGGCACCAGTAAGCTGACTCAAAATTGAACAAACTTTTGGATGCTTGACATACTTGTCTACAATAGGTGAATGAAAATGAGGCTGATGGATACACAGGACTTTCTTAATCACATCTTCGTCTGAATCTGTCGGCAATATTTCAATGGGGTTCTTAGCTGGTGAGTATTCTTCTCTGATAATTTTTGGGGCATCATTCTTGAGCTCATCGACTTCATCATGGCTGAGTAATTCATTGGCAATATAAAAACCTTGATCCACAAAGTGTTGTACATCATTTTCACTTAAACTCTTAGGCCAATCAATTTTTTGAGTTTCCTGAAGCATTTTTTTCTCCTATTAATTTTAGAATTGTCTAAGCTTAAGAAGATTTATCACGATTAGCAATTATCTTAAAAATAAAAAAATTATCTATAATGAATATTTTATCAGAAAAAAGCACTTTTTATTCATCAAAAATTACCTATAATCAAAAAAGTTCACTTGGACCTAGAGTGCAGAACAACTTGCAGTTCGTCTGGGTTAAGAAAGGTAAAATTCATTTATCCATTAATAAAAAACAGATCATTATAGATAAAGGTGAGTTCATTTTTCTCTTTCCCAATCGACAGGAGTTCTTTGTTTTTGATGAAGGTACAGAGCACAGTTGGATCGACATTTCATCACCTAATAAACTCGATCATACAGAGATAGAATTTAAGGTAATGAAGGCGAGTTCTTTCATGCATAAATGTGAAAGTTTACTGGGACATAAGCAAAGTATTTCCTGTAAAGAACAATCCACTCAGGCTTTTGTTCATCGAGCCTTCATTTGTGAAGCCATTGATCTTTTATTGGAAAGAAAAAAAAATCCTGCTTATACTCTACATGTCCAGAAAGCCATTGATTACTGCAAAGAAAATTTAAGTGCAAAATTAGACAGTAAAATCCTTGCTCAACATGCAGGTTTGAGCCCCATTTACCTAAGCAAGTTATTTAACAATGAATTAGGTTTAAGTTGTGCCAAATACATTTTGCAACTGCGTTGTGACGAAGCTGAAAAACTACTCCTTAATACAGGGATTTCATCAGCAGAAATTGCCTTCCAATGCGGATTTGCAACTCCCAATCACTTTTCTAGAATTTTCTCACAACAAAAAGGCCAGAGCCCAGGAAAATACCGAAAAAGTCATTGGGGGCAATAATCTTAAACGAAGTAATCTAATTCCTGTAGTCAATGGGAGTTAAAATAATCAATAGAACATAATATGCAGTCGAAGTTCATAGACCCGATTGATTAATAACATATAACTTTAAGATATTAGGCTCTTATTACATAAAAGGTATGCTGTACCCTTAAAAAATCATTTCTAAAGCTCCGTCACAGTGCATATGCACTAAATATTTATTTTGAATTTGCATTTAACATATTATATTAGTATACTATATATAATACATTGAAATAAACCTTAAGGCTTAAGTATGAAAAAGATTAAAATTGCCCTAATTGGACTCAATTTTGGCAAAAATATAGTCGATCAACTAATGACAGGTGAGAATACGGCTATTTTTGACCTCGTTAAAGTTTGTGATTTAGATAAAGAAAATCTAAAGCAAGTAAAAGAACAATATAACATTGATGGTACAAATGACTTTAATGAAATCCTAGAGGACCCCGAAATTGAGGCAGTAGGCTTATTTACAGGCCCTAGTGGTCGGGCAAGTTTTCTTGACAAGATTATCACTGCAGGTAAGGATGTGATGACTACGAAACCCTTTGAACTTGACTGTGAAGCTGCACTACAAGTCTTAGATAAAGCAGAGAGTTTAGGGAGAGTGATTCATTTAAATTCACCAGCACCTTGCCTGCCACCTGACATGCAACTGGCCAAGCAATGGCAGCAAAAGCATAACTTAGGTCGAGCCGTGGGCTGTAACTTAACTGTGTGGTGTAAATACCGTGAAAAAGCTGATGGTAGTTGGTACGACGACCCCATTAAGTGCCCGGTTCCCCCTATTTTCCGATTGGGAATCTATTTAATCAATGACTTGGTACAAATATTTGGTGAGGCGGAGCAAGTGAGTGTGACTTCCAGTCGTATCTTCACCGAGCGTCCCACTGCCGACAATGCCAATTTAACTATTTTATTTAAGAATGGTGCTATTGCCAATATTTTTGCTTCTTTCTGCATCAATGATGGTGACGCCTACAAAAATAGCATGACTCTTAACTTTGAGAATGGCACCGTATACCGCAATGTGGGAGTCAAACAAAGTCCGGGTATGGAGAACGCAGAACTAGGCTTAATTATGGGCAACTTCGAAAAAGGGAGAACCATAGTTGAAGAAGAATTCATTCCCGTTTGCAGCGGACAGTACCAATGGGATAATTTTGCCAAAGCTATTCGTGGAGAAAATATATCTTCTGAACTTAAAGCGGAAGATATTGTCGCTAGCCTTAGGATTATTGAAGCGATGTCACTCGCCGATCAAAATAATGGTCATGCCAAAGTCAAAGCGGTGCTTGCTTAAATGATTACAATTGATGACAAAAACATCCCGCTTAAGGACTTAATAGCAGTTAAAGCAGGCCAATGTCTAAGTATTGATAACTCGCAGGCTTCTTGGTATGGTCACGGATTTAATCATGACCAAGCCTGGCCTTTAGAAGAAATTACTAATGATAAGTTTGCGGTAAATAATATTCAGTCTCCCCTATGGATGAATTGTAATGGCCAAGCTTTTTTGGCGGATACTGAGGCAGCACTCCAAGTAAATTTTAAGGATCAGGAACAGCTTGAGATCCTTTGTGAAAAAGATTTTAATTTACGCTACTTTGAAGCAGATAACTTAGCTCAACTTTGGCAAAAACTAAAAAATGAACTGGGCTGGCAAAGACCTCAAATTAAAGATTCTCTCATGGGTGACGCCTTCTTTTGTACCTGGACACAATACCCACGCGCCATTAATCAAGAGCGAATCTTAGAAATGGCTCAGGAAATTCGTCAGTACGATTACCCCTGCTCCACAATTGTCATTGATGACCGTTGGGAATCTTGTTTTGGAGAGCTCGAGTTTGGCAAGGATTTTCCCGAACCTCAAAAAATGCTCCAGCAATTGCATGACATGGGCTTTCAAGTTTTACTCTGGGTCACTCCCTTCGTCAACTGTGAATCTAAGTATTTTAAAGAACTCGAAAATCAGCAAGTCCTTGTGCCCCACATAGAGGGTGAGCAAGCAGCTACGTTTCGCTGGTGGGGCGGCACTGCGGGCTTAGTTGACCTCAGCCGCACCTCTGGTAAAGACTGGTATAAAAACAAACTTCTTACGCTCAAAGAAATGGGTGTCGATGGTTTCAAAATCGATGGTGGGGATGCCAAGTATATGCCCGCTCAAGAAATCGCTAACTGGGACTTAGATCCCTCTGCTTACTCTGATTTATTACTAGAAATTTTCGAAGAAATTGCACCTGGAAACTGTGAATCAAGAGCTGCTTGGATGAGCCAAAATCGCAATATCATTTGGCGTCTTGGTGGCAAAGATTCCCACTGGGGAGAAGACAATGGACTCAAAGCCTTGCTTAACTTAAGTCTCCACCTTTCCCTCTGTGGCTACGACGCACTCATACCCGACATGATTCCAGGCCGAGTTCAAACCATGAACTCAGATGATCCACTCGTCACAGATGAACTCATGGTTCGTTGGACAGAAATATCCTGTTTTATGCCTTTTGTGCAATTTAGTTATTTTCCATGGAACTATTGCGAAAGTACTGAACGCGTGATTCATGGTTTGGCGAAAGTCCATAAAGCATTAGAAGCCTATCTTGCGGAGTCCGCAAAAGATCATTCCGCCCCCCTCATTCGTCCCCTAGAATTAGCTTTCCCAAATTCGGGTTATGAAAAAATTGGCGATCAATACCTCCTTGGTCCAGACTTGATGATTTGTCCAGTTTTAGACCCAGGGCACAAGCAACGCAAAGCCATTTTTCCAAATTCGGACTTTGTCGATGCATGGACGGGCAATGCGATGGATGCAGGTGAAATCATTATTGACACACCCTGCCCAGGTATTGGTCTATTTATAAATAAACAAAACAAGGCACTCTATAACACCTTAAAGCCTGTATTGAAAAATATAGCGCGAGCTTCCGTGAAATCAGGTACATGTACAAGCCAGCACAAGTGTGGCTTAAATCGCGACCTAAATGTCACAGGATAAAGCTATGAATAGAATTAATCTCATTTCATTTAGTAAAAAGCTTATTTCAAGTAGATAAACTGACTATAGAATATAAATTATCATACAAAATGTATTTTAATTAAACAGGAAAATCTTATGCCAGGCTATAAAGAAATTGCACAAACAATGGAACAAGAAATCAAAGACGGGAAGTACGAGGAACGCCTCCCCACGATTGATGGCTTGTGTGATATTTACAAAGTCTCTCGAGTTACCATGCAGCGTGCCATTGGCGTCCTCAAAAAACGTGAAGTCGTCAATACTTCACCAAAGCGTGGCATTAGTGTAACTCGCCTCAAACGCCCACGCTCACATGTTTTAGGCGCTGTCTTGCATACAAAATATGGCTCACCACTTCACGAACAATTAATTGAAGGCATGTATCACGAAGCGGAAAAATTCAACGAAGTTGTCGCCGTCTCAGCAGGTACTCTTGGAAATGTAAAAAAAGAAGTCACGCAAATCAAACAACTCTTGGAGAAGCAAAAAGTCGACGGATTCGTGATTTGGCCAAGTTGGAACGATGGCAAAGTATCTCCGGGCGTTAAATATCTGATTGATGAAGAGATCCCCTTTGTTGTTGTTCCAGATGACTTTCAACACCAATATAGAAACTGTAATTTAGTGACAAACCGCAATGATACGGGTAGTTCTGAAGTCATGACTCACCTCTTAGGATCTTCATATAAAAACATCCTCTTTGTCACAAAAAGCAATGGTATTGCTCCTAGTTTTACAGAAAAGCGTTATGAACAGTACAAAAAATCTTTGGGCTTAGCCAATCTAAAAAGCTACCCAATGATGACCTGCAAGGCATTAGCCAAAAAAAGAAAAGTTTTCGATGGTATTGACGCCATCTTTTGCGATACCGATGAGTGCGCAATTGAACTTGTAAAAATATGCTTGCAAAAGGGCGTGAGTATCCCTGGTGATATTGCCTTAGTGGGCTACGACAATACAAAAATTGCTCATAAGCTAGACATCACTAGCATCGAGCAACACTTTGGGAATCTCGGTCGTTTAGCCATCGATGTCTTAATACGTGATATTAACGGAGAACTCATAGAGAAAGAACATCATACAGTTCAGTCTGAACTCATTATAAGAAACAGTAGTAAACGATAAAATATGAAACTTTTTTCGCTTCTAATTATGTTTGGAACCATCGTACAAGCTAATGATTTACGCTATTTTGCGGAACATGATAAACGCGAGATCAAAAGTGAAATCATTGATTCAGAACATCAATTGCGCTTAATTTCCAGCTTACCTGAGAATTGGCAAGAATCTGATAAACGGCCCGCATTTGTCTTCATTCACGGCGGTGGTTGGGTCGCTGGAGAACCCGAAAATTTCATCCCCCAAATGCGTTACTTTGCATCTCGTGGTGCCGTATGCTTTAGTGTAAATTACCGTTTACTCAAGCCAAAAAATTACCGTTGGAATAAAAAACTAAGTGATGAAGAGAATAAAATTAATGAGCAGAAAAAGCTCCAAGAGTTTATTGCTGGCCCCTCATTAACTGAGCTAATTTCCGATTGTGAAAAGGCCATGCTTCACATTCGTAAAAACGCCAGTTCTTATGGAATTGACCCCAAACGTCTCATTGTCATTGGCGACTCGGCCGGAGGTCACCTAGCTTCATGTATGGCTACAATTGTCAAAGCAGAAGCTCGAGCCAATACTCTTGTTGATTGCAATGGCATTACTGACGTCACTTATGACCCTTGGATCAACAATATAAAACCCTGTAATGATCAGCTTGCCAAGGCTAAACAAGTTTCTCCCGTCTTCAACATTCCCACGCAGCCCATCCCAGCTCTCATCCTCCATGGTGACCAAGACTTTATTGTTGTTGAAAAAATGGCAAGGGAATTCCATAATGCCTTGTATAGCAAAGGATATTCGTCAGAATTCAAACTCTATAAAGGAGCTCGCCACGCCTTTATCGTGTACAACTACAGTGCAACTTTAGAAGAAATGACTCAATGCCTTTTAGATATTGATGCATTTGCGGTTAAACATAACTTTTTAAGTGGTCAAGCAACACTCGCCATGCCCGATTATTCAGTCGCCGATCAAAAAATAATTTTACAAGCTGCAGAACTTAAAACGGGTCAAGAGTTTAAATACGCAAAAGACTTTCCAGGGCAATTTACCTTGAGTCTAAAAATTAAACCCGAAAAGAAATTTAATGGCAGCCTCTTGCAACTATCAGGGAACTTTGGGCTTAATCACAAAGTACATAATAATGGGCACGACTTATCCAGCCGCCGCTTTCGTCAAAGAAACAAGGGTTTTAAGCTCATTGCAGAGCAATGGAACGACTACCAATTAGCCGTTTCTAATGATAAAGTTGTCATTACTTTGAATGGCCAAACAACAGAATATGAAAAAAATCTTCCCCTAGGATTTATTTCAAACACACTGATTATTGGCAAAGGCTTAAAAGCCGAAGTCAAAGATCTAAAGCTCTATAATTACCCCTTCTAATTAGGGTAGATTAAATTGTCAGCAACTTTGAAATTATAAGTAAGAAATGGCCATGATCACACTGTGCTTTAGCTTTCTGGCAGACGATTTTGTTTTATCAAAGCAAAAGAACTGTCCAGTATCTTCAATCATCATCCCGAAGCCTATAAGTCAATGGCTTAAAACAGGCATCAGATGTCCCCAAGTCATGCCATCTTCAAAAAATTTAAAGTGTGGGAATTAAAATGAAATTGCACAAGCTCATCATCCTTCTTAGCTTATCATTCAATTCTATGGCTCTTCAAAATCCTAATATCCTGTGGATTGTCAGCGAAGATAATAGTGCCAACTGGTTAGGAGTTTACGGCAACAAAAATGCCACAACACCCCATTTAGATAAACTCGCCGGCGAGGGCTTCACCTATACTCAGTGCTATTCAAATGCGGCCGTATGTGCGCCTTCCCGCTCTACCTGGATTACAGGC from the Lentisphaera araneosa HTCC2155 genome contains:
- a CDS encoding helix-turn-helix domain-containing protein, whose translation is MNILSEKSTFYSSKITYNQKSSLGPRVQNNLQFVWVKKGKIHLSINKKQIIIDKGEFIFLFPNRQEFFVFDEGTEHSWIDISSPNKLDHTEIEFKVMKASSFMHKCESLLGHKQSISCKEQSTQAFVHRAFICEAIDLLLERKKNPAYTLHVQKAIDYCKENLSAKLDSKILAQHAGLSPIYLSKLFNNELGLSCAKYILQLRCDEAEKLLLNTGISSAEIAFQCGFATPNHFSRIFSQQKGQSPGKYRKSHWGQ
- a CDS encoding Gfo/Idh/MocA family protein; the protein is MKKIKIALIGLNFGKNIVDQLMTGENTAIFDLVKVCDLDKENLKQVKEQYNIDGTNDFNEILEDPEIEAVGLFTGPSGRASFLDKIITAGKDVMTTKPFELDCEAALQVLDKAESLGRVIHLNSPAPCLPPDMQLAKQWQQKHNLGRAVGCNLTVWCKYREKADGSWYDDPIKCPVPPIFRLGIYLINDLVQIFGEAEQVSVTSSRIFTERPTADNANLTILFKNGAIANIFASFCINDGDAYKNSMTLNFENGTVYRNVGVKQSPGMENAELGLIMGNFEKGRTIVEEEFIPVCSGQYQWDNFAKAIRGENISSELKAEDIVASLRIIEAMSLADQNNGHAKVKAVLA
- a CDS encoding phytanoyl-CoA dioxygenase family protein: MLQETQKIDWPKSLSENDVQHFVDQGFYIANELLSHDEVDELKNDAPKIIREEYSPAKNPIEILPTDSDEDVIKKVLCIHQPHFHSPIVDKYVKHPKVCSILSQLTGAHLPFWDGSVKCMQSMFFVKPPGYQGQAWHQDEFYIPTRDRSLIGAWIALDDAFVDNGCLWILPGSHRDGQIFPQKAHHNNEEYDASNMAYGFDDSQQIPVEVKKGSVVFFNGYLLHRSQKNRSDQYRRVLVSHYMNSYSLLPWGESALPASLQDNRAVELVSGVDPYEWKGVTKEEKIHFRRHS
- a CDS encoding glycoside hydrolase family 2 TIM barrel-domain containing protein; this encodes MKINTWENPQFVSLNTLAPRPPLYSFDSLEKALEQDQSAYIHSLNGSWNFKLFNTPKEAHLDLSDWDQIKVPSCWTREGFEDLPKYSNVQMPFDESYPKVPKHNPTGIYHRKIDNIWPDRRTIIHFAGVESMFYLYLNGQEIGMSKASRTPVEFDLSAYLQVGENDLQVKVIRWSDGSYIEDQDHWRMAGIFRDVYLYSSKDKYFEDLFAKAELNEDLKGGKLTCEVRLASRQRDLEPHRVEFSLYDNLKNRLWTGGKKCFVSPQQAKFFDNQDENTVYHHILKLETALDSVIPWNAEKPYQYTLIATLYDKNDQIFDCVKTRIGFKRIEIKNQELLINGQAVLIKGVNRHEHDEYTGKVVSRETMIKDIKLLKQFNFNAVRNAHYPQPELWYELCNEYGLYVIDEANLESHNDYDTICRDPQYAPAFLNRVMRMFHSHKNHACIFQWSTGNESGYGPNHDMAIGYLRSVDSSRIIQCEGAIHQEWNQTGPVNTAYHGMATDTFCPMYPEIEGMLDWAKDRQNDPRPYMPCEYNHAMGNSNGSLKDYWKAFREVHGLQGGFIWDWVDQGLAEYDQDGEKYWAYGGDYDEEIHDFDFCINGMVLPDRTPKPGMYEFKKCAEPILVEQIDRLTYKIINDQYFSDFSNIAMRWTVEVNGLVVQEGSEANLTINAQDSLDYSLNLNALSAPENAKISVNFFFTYREASSWHDAGQEITFSQFFIKADVHEGSVKDTPKVLLRLQDNKIFCGEQEILVPEINLFRACTDNDTIRAWTGQEHKIGTQWLAAGLNKLKLQSETFADEDGTIIIDRSYLAKDKQINHKMTLSPSLEFYHEFNIPEDLPSLARIGVKYKIPKSYEYVQWLGLGPHENYCDRDYGARYSLYSNTVADHYVPYILPQAHGNRSGVNKLNLSNGQASFDFQGEFEFSLSPWSEDELINSFHTHELKSKGQEDFYWLNLDLKHRGVGSGSCGPTTRPEYCIPAKNYTFKYSIES
- a CDS encoding substrate-binding domain-containing protein; translation: MPGYKEIAQTMEQEIKDGKYEERLPTIDGLCDIYKVSRVTMQRAIGVLKKREVVNTSPKRGISVTRLKRPRSHVLGAVLHTKYGSPLHEQLIEGMYHEAEKFNEVVAVSAGTLGNVKKEVTQIKQLLEKQKVDGFVIWPSWNDGKVSPGVKYLIDEEIPFVVVPDDFQHQYRNCNLVTNRNDTGSSEVMTHLLGSSYKNILFVTKSNGIAPSFTEKRYEQYKKSLGLANLKSYPMMTCKALAKKRKVFDGIDAIFCDTDECAIELVKICLQKGVSIPGDIALVGYDNTKIAHKLDITSIEQHFGNLGRLAIDVLIRDINGELIEKEHHTVQSELIIRNSSKR
- a CDS encoding sugar phosphate isomerase/epimerase family protein, whose amino-acid sequence is MKFKFVRGLWGMAEHSLEANLKKIKEGGFDAIEVRASFEADERAEMKELLNKYELEFIGQQHSDLFRARATVQDHIDYSKEQLDNHKELNAIFVNSHTGKDYFTLAENAKIIREINAYADAIDLKVVHEVHRGRFSFSINTTLEMMEEIPELRLNADFSHWCCVHESLLQNQQERVEKAMERCDYIHARVGHEQGPQINDPRCPHNKNAMEAHFSWWDHIVDLNKKRRVDSFYICPEFGPAGYMPTLPLSNEPITNLWDVNHHMLGLLKERY
- a CDS encoding alpha/beta hydrolase is translated as MKLFSLLIMFGTIVQANDLRYFAEHDKREIKSEIIDSEHQLRLISSLPENWQESDKRPAFVFIHGGGWVAGEPENFIPQMRYFASRGAVCFSVNYRLLKPKNYRWNKKLSDEENKINEQKKLQEFIAGPSLTELISDCEKAMLHIRKNASSYGIDPKRLIVIGDSAGGHLASCMATIVKAEARANTLVDCNGITDVTYDPWINNIKPCNDQLAKAKQVSPVFNIPTQPIPALILHGDQDFIVVEKMAREFHNALYSKGYSSEFKLYKGARHAFIVYNYSATLEEMTQCLLDIDAFAVKHNFLSGQATLAMPDYSVADQKIILQAAELKTGQEFKYAKDFPGQFTLSLKIKPEKKFNGSLLQLSGNFGLNHKVHNNGHDLSSRRFRQRNKGFKLIAEQWNDYQLAVSNDKVVITLNGQTTEYEKNLPLGFISNTLIIGKGLKAEVKDLKLYNYPF
- a CDS encoding glycoside hydrolase family 31 protein, with the translated sequence MITIDDKNIPLKDLIAVKAGQCLSIDNSQASWYGHGFNHDQAWPLEEITNDKFAVNNIQSPLWMNCNGQAFLADTEAALQVNFKDQEQLEILCEKDFNLRYFEADNLAQLWQKLKNELGWQRPQIKDSLMGDAFFCTWTQYPRAINQERILEMAQEIRQYDYPCSTIVIDDRWESCFGELEFGKDFPEPQKMLQQLHDMGFQVLLWVTPFVNCESKYFKELENQQVLVPHIEGEQAATFRWWGGTAGLVDLSRTSGKDWYKNKLLTLKEMGVDGFKIDGGDAKYMPAQEIANWDLDPSAYSDLLLEIFEEIAPGNCESRAAWMSQNRNIIWRLGGKDSHWGEDNGLKALLNLSLHLSLCGYDALIPDMIPGRVQTMNSDDPLVTDELMVRWTEISCFMPFVQFSYFPWNYCESTERVIHGLAKVHKALEAYLAESAKDHSAPLIRPLELAFPNSGYEKIGDQYLLGPDLMICPVLDPGHKQRKAIFPNSDFVDAWTGNAMDAGEIIIDTPCPGIGLFINKQNKALYNTLKPVLKNIARASVKSGTCTSQHKCGLNRDLNVTG